GCCAGATAATAATTGCCCAGGAAGATGGAAAGGTAAAAGAAGTAGACGCCTCTCGTATCGTGGTAAAAGAAAAGAAACAGGAGAGAGAATACAAACTTTTAAATTACGTAAGGTCAAATCAATATACTGGTATTCATCAAAAACCAACTGTAAATAAAGGAGATGTGGTAAAAAAAGATCAACCCCTTTCAGATGGAGCTGCTATAAGCGAAGGAGAAGTTTCTCTTGGAAAAAATCTTCTTTGTGCATTCATTCCATGGAGAGGAGCGAATTATGAAGACGCTCTTATAATTTCAGAGAAGGTTCTTAAAAAAGATCTTTTCACATCTTTACATATTGAAGATTTTATTTGTGATGCCAGAGAAACAAAACTCGGGCCGGAAGTTACAACTAACGATATTCCAAATGTTTCTGAAGAAAAACTAAGAAATCTTAATTCAGACGGAATTATAAGAGTCGGAGCAGAAGTTGAAGAGGGCGATATTTTAGTTGGAAAAATTTCTCCAAAAGGAAAAGAAGAATTAACGCCAGAAGAGATGCTTTTGAAGAAAATTTTCGGAGAAGAATCACAGGACATAAAAGATACTTCTTTAGTTGTGCCTCACGGAAAACGCGGGAAAGTTATTAGAGTAAAAGTTTTTGAAGCTGAAAAGGGAGACCTACTTGAGCCTGGTGTTATTAAAAAAATTCAAGTTGAAATTGCATATCTTAGGAAAATTTCAGTGGGTGATAAATTAGCAGGACGTCACGGTAACAAGGGCGTTATAGCAAAAATTTTACCAGAAGAGGAAATGCCATTTTTAGAAGATGGAAAACCCGTTGATATTATTTTTAACC
The window above is part of the Candidatus Paceibacterota bacterium genome. Proteins encoded here:
- a CDS encoding DNA-directed RNA polymerase subunit beta; this translates as QIIIAQEDGKVKEVDASRIVVKEKKQEREYKLLNYVRSNQYTGIHQKPTVNKGDVVKKDQPLSDGAAISEGEVSLGKNLLCAFIPWRGANYEDALIISEKVLKKDLFTSLHIEDFICDARETKLGPEVTTNDIPNVSEEKLRNLNSDGIIRVGAEVEEGDILVGKISPKGKEELTPEEMLLKKIFGEESQDIKDTSLVVPHGKRGKVIRVKVFEAEKGDLLEPGVIKKIQVEIAYLRKISVGDKLAGRHGNKGVIAKILPEEEMPFLEDGKPVDIIFNPLSVASRMNIGQIFETHLGFAAKKLGYQSLCPVFDGPTVEEIKEELKKAGLPEDGKVLLHDGKTGQVFREKITVGYMYVMKLIHMVEDKIHMRSIGPYSLITQQPLGGKAQFGGQRFGEMEVWALEGYGAAHTLQEMLTIKSDDVPGRAETYESIVKGEEIKTPNIPSSFNVLVSELKSLGFNVEVIKKEKEEK